From the Halomonas meridiana genome, one window contains:
- a CDS encoding rhodanese-related sulfurtransferase codes for MTPTPTPPIVVAALYKFVTLNDFEALREPLRQTMLDNGVKGTLLLAKEGINGTVAGSREGIDALLAWLTADPRLADIDHKESFCDEPPFYRTKVKLKKEIVTLGVPGIDPNDTVGTYVEPEDWNDVISDPEVLVIDTRNDYEVAIGSFEGAVDPKTTTFREFPEYVREHYNPEQHKKVAMFCTGGIRCEKASSFMLKEGFEEVYHLKGGVLNYLEKVPEEKSLWRGECFVFDNRVTVRHDLTEGEHEQCHACRMPISQEDMQSSAYEPGISCPHCIDSLPEKTRAAARERQRQIELAKARGEPHPLGYNPRQDAREKA; via the coding sequence ATGACCCCGACCCCAACACCGCCCATCGTGGTGGCGGCGCTGTACAAATTTGTCACCCTGAACGATTTCGAAGCGCTGCGCGAGCCGCTACGCCAAACCATGCTGGATAACGGCGTGAAAGGCACGCTGCTGCTGGCCAAAGAGGGCATCAACGGCACCGTGGCCGGTAGCCGCGAAGGTATCGACGCGCTGCTGGCTTGGCTCACCGCCGACCCGCGTTTGGCCGATATCGACCACAAAGAGTCATTTTGCGACGAGCCGCCGTTCTACCGCACCAAGGTCAAACTGAAAAAAGAGATCGTTACCCTCGGCGTGCCGGGCATCGACCCTAACGACACCGTGGGCACCTACGTAGAGCCAGAGGACTGGAACGACGTCATCTCCGATCCCGAAGTGCTGGTGATCGATACTCGCAACGACTACGAAGTGGCGATTGGCAGCTTCGAAGGCGCGGTGGACCCGAAAACCACCACCTTCCGCGAGTTTCCGGAGTACGTGCGCGAGCACTACAATCCGGAGCAGCACAAAAAGGTCGCCATGTTCTGCACAGGCGGTATCCGCTGCGAGAAAGCCTCCAGCTTCATGCTGAAAGAGGGCTTCGAAGAGGTGTACCACCTGAAAGGCGGCGTGCTGAACTACCTGGAAAAGGTACCGGAAGAGAAGTCGCTGTGGCGCGGCGAATGCTTCGTGTTCGATAACCGAGTCACCGTGCGCCACGACCTTACCGAAGGCGAGCACGAGCAGTGCCACGCCTGTCGGATGCCGATCTCCCAGGAAGATATGCAGTCGTCGGCCTATGAGCCGGGCATTAGCTGCCCCCACTGCATCGACTCGCTGCCCGAGAAAACCCGCGCCGCCGCCCGTGAGCGTCAGCGTCAGATCGAGCTGGCCAAGGCGCGCGGCGAACCCCACCCGCTGGGTTACAACCCTCGCCAGGACGCCCGCGAGAAGGCGTAA
- a CDS encoding pirin family protein has protein sequence MKIRRSNERGYADHGWLRSYHTFSFANYMDPNHMGFRALRVINEDRVAPGHGFGAHPHRDMEIISYVLDGEMEHKDNMGNGEVMRPGDVQRMSAGTGVLHSEFNHSQENGLHFLQIWIETAQRGIQPSYEQKHFPTAERQGQWRLVLSPDGRDGSVSVNQDVNLYASLLSAGDHVTPPPSRYAWLHVVRGAVDVNGERLTTGDAAAFTPDEHVELTSHDASEVLLFDLA, from the coding sequence ATGAAGATTCGTCGTTCCAACGAGCGGGGCTACGCAGACCACGGCTGGCTGCGCTCTTACCACACGTTTTCGTTCGCCAATTACATGGACCCCAACCACATGGGCTTCCGCGCGCTGCGGGTGATCAACGAAGACCGTGTGGCCCCCGGCCACGGCTTTGGCGCCCACCCCCACCGGGATATGGAGATCATCTCCTACGTGCTCGATGGCGAGATGGAGCACAAGGACAACATGGGCAATGGCGAAGTGATGCGCCCCGGCGACGTGCAGCGCATGTCGGCAGGCACGGGCGTGCTGCACAGCGAGTTCAACCACTCCCAAGAGAACGGGCTGCACTTTCTGCAAATCTGGATCGAAACCGCCCAGCGTGGCATTCAGCCCAGCTACGAGCAGAAGCACTTCCCCACCGCCGAGCGGCAGGGTCAGTGGCGCTTGGTGCTCTCCCCAGATGGTCGCGATGGCTCGGTGAGCGTGAATCAGGATGTCAATCTGTATGCCAGCCTGCTGAGCGCCGGAGACCACGTCACGCCCCCGCCCTCACGCTACGCATGGCTGCACGTGGTGAGAGGGGCCGTCGACGTGAACGGCGAGCGACTCACCACCGGCGATGCCGCCGCTTTTACGCCGGACGAGCACGTTGAGCTGACTAGCCACGACGCCAGCGAAGTGCTGCTGTTTGATTTGGCCTAA
- the serA gene encoding phosphoglycerate dehydrogenase: MAKTSLEKSKIKILLLEGVHQSAVDNFHNAGYENIEHLPTSLDEEALIEKIRDVHFIGIRSRTQLTERVFEAAEKLVSVGCFCIGTNQVDLDAALKRGIAVFNAPYSNTRSVAELVLAEAIMLLRGIPEKNARAHQGGWLKSAKNSHEARGKTLGIVGYGSIGAQLSVLAESLGFNVIYYDVITKLGMGNASQVGSLEELLGRSDVVSLHVPDLASTRWMIGAKEIAAMKDGAILINAARGSVVEIEPLAEAIKAGKLNGAAIDVFPVEPKGNDEEFQSPLRGLDNVILTPHIGGSTLEAQENIGIEVSEKLITYSDNGTTVTSVNFPEVALPAHPDKHRLLHIHDNVPGVLSQINRVLSENGINISGQYLQTNDKVGYVVIDVDKAYGPQALEALKQVEHTLKIRVLYSAQNS, encoded by the coding sequence ATGGCCAAAACGTCCCTGGAAAAGAGCAAGATCAAGATCCTGCTACTCGAGGGCGTCCACCAAAGCGCGGTGGACAATTTTCACAACGCCGGTTACGAGAACATCGAGCATCTGCCGACCTCGCTGGATGAAGAGGCGCTGATCGAGAAGATTCGCGATGTTCACTTTATCGGTATTCGCTCCCGCACGCAGCTGACCGAGCGCGTGTTCGAGGCGGCCGAGAAGCTGGTGAGTGTTGGCTGTTTCTGTATCGGTACTAATCAGGTCGATCTGGATGCGGCGCTCAAGCGCGGTATCGCGGTCTTCAACGCGCCCTACTCCAACACCCGCTCGGTGGCCGAGCTGGTGCTGGCAGAGGCGATCATGCTGCTGCGTGGTATTCCCGAAAAGAACGCCCGCGCCCACCAGGGTGGCTGGCTGAAGTCGGCGAAGAACTCCCACGAAGCGCGCGGTAAAACCCTCGGTATCGTGGGTTACGGCAGTATCGGCGCACAGCTCTCCGTCTTGGCGGAATCGCTCGGCTTCAACGTGATTTACTACGATGTGATCACCAAACTGGGCATGGGCAACGCCAGCCAGGTCGGCAGTTTGGAAGAGCTGCTCGGTCGCTCTGACGTGGTCAGCCTGCACGTGCCGGATCTGGCTTCTACCCGCTGGATGATCGGCGCGAAAGAGATTGCGGCCATGAAAGATGGAGCGATTTTGATCAACGCTGCCCGGGGCAGCGTGGTAGAAATCGAGCCGCTGGCGGAAGCGATCAAAGCGGGAAAACTCAATGGGGCGGCCATCGACGTCTTCCCGGTCGAGCCGAAAGGCAACGACGAAGAGTTCCAAAGCCCGCTGCGCGGCCTGGATAACGTGATTCTGACGCCGCATATCGGGGGTTCTACCCTGGAAGCCCAGGAGAACATCGGTATCGAGGTCTCCGAAAAACTGATCACGTACTCGGACAACGGCACCACGGTCACCTCGGTCAACTTCCCCGAAGTGGCGCTGCCCGCGCATCCGGACAAGCACCGTTTGCTGCACATTCACGACAACGTGCCCGGCGTGCTTTCTCAGATCAACCGCGTGCTGTCAGAAAACGGCATCAACATTTCGGGCCAGTATCTGCAGACCAACGATAAGGTCGGCTACGTGGTGATCGATGTCGACAAGGCTTACGGCCCGCAGGCGCTGGAAGCGCTGAAGCAAGTAGAGCACACGCTGAAGATTCGCGTGCTCTACTCGGCGCAGAATAGCTAA
- the xseB gene encoding exodeoxyribonuclease VII small subunit — MSDTTPPQDFAATVAQLETIVERLESGELSLEDALTAFEQGVRLTRDAQQRLDSAELTVRALSEDADGKPNVAPFAGTQEAGDDSEETPPW; from the coding sequence ATGAGCGACACCACACCCCCACAAGATTTTGCCGCAACGGTTGCCCAGCTCGAAACCATTGTGGAACGCCTGGAGTCCGGCGAACTCTCATTGGAAGACGCGCTGACCGCCTTCGAGCAGGGCGTGCGGCTCACCCGCGACGCCCAGCAGCGCCTCGACAGCGCCGAGCTGACCGTGCGCGCGCTGAGCGAAGATGCCGACGGCAAACCGAACGTTGCCCCGTTCGCAGGCACCCAGGAGGCTGGCGACGACAGCGAGGAGACGCCGCCATGGTAA
- the ispA gene encoding (2E,6E)-farnesyl diphosphate synthase, with translation MVTAHASRLTTLRQASSTRVDATLAALFDARPAVDERLEAAMRHGLLVGGKRLRPLLVYLAGQALGASDEDLDAPAAAIELIHAYSLIHDDLPAMDDDDLRRGQPTVHKAFDEATAILAGDALQALAFEVLASRPYPRLGQLVTTLAVASGRDGMVAGQALDLAAVGGHPDADAMAHMHAHKTGALIVAAVRLGGLVAVEENDPRLTALIRYARAIGLAFQIHDDILDVTGDTATLGKISGADAARAKPTYPSLLGLAGAQRKANTLIDEAIAALAPLGEQAAPLADLAHYMIERDH, from the coding sequence ATGGTAACCGCTCACGCCTCTCGACTGACCACGCTGCGCCAAGCCAGCAGCACGCGTGTGGACGCCACGCTGGCCGCGCTGTTCGATGCTCGCCCAGCGGTCGATGAGCGTTTGGAAGCGGCCATGCGCCACGGGCTTTTGGTAGGCGGCAAACGCCTGCGCCCACTGCTGGTCTATTTAGCGGGCCAAGCCCTCGGGGCGAGTGACGAAGACCTAGATGCTCCCGCGGCGGCTATCGAGCTGATTCACGCCTACTCGCTGATTCACGACGACCTACCCGCCATGGACGACGACGACCTGCGGCGCGGCCAGCCTACAGTGCATAAAGCCTTCGACGAGGCCACCGCCATTTTGGCGGGCGACGCCCTGCAGGCGCTGGCGTTCGAAGTGCTGGCCAGTCGCCCTTATCCTCGCTTGGGCCAGCTAGTCACCACGCTGGCGGTCGCCTCTGGCCGCGACGGCATGGTGGCTGGTCAGGCGCTGGATTTAGCCGCCGTGGGCGGCCATCCGGATGCTGACGCCATGGCGCATATGCACGCCCACAAAACCGGCGCGCTGATTGTCGCCGCCGTGCGCCTGGGCGGGCTGGTCGCGGTGGAAGAAAACGACCCGCGTCTTACGGCGCTAATTCGCTACGCCCGCGCCATTGGTCTAGCCTTCCAGATTCATGACGACATCCTGGATGTGACGGGAGACACCGCCACGCTGGGCAAAATTTCTGGCGCTGATGCCGCCCGTGCCAAACCCACCTACCCCAGTTTATTGGGGCTGGCGGGCGCTCAGCGTAAAGCGAACACGCTTATTGACGAGGCCATTGCCGCCCTCGCCCCGTTAGGCGAGCAGGCCGCACCCCTGGCCGATCTTGCCCACTATATGATCGAGCGCGACCACTAA
- the dxs gene encoding 1-deoxy-D-xylulose-5-phosphate synthase has product MPMKLFDEIPRERPATPLLDSFDHPAALRAMNTSQLAQLADELRAYLLYSVGVTGGHFGAGLGVVELSVALHHAFHTPKDRLVWDVGHQAYPHKILTGRRDAMLGIRQHGGLAAFPRRAESEYDTFGVGHSSTSISAALGMALAAQAQNDPRKVCAIIGDGALTAGMAFEALAHAGHVNANMLVILNDNEMSISENVGGIATYLARVLSSKPYLKMREEGKKVLSHLPGALELAKRTEEHMKGMVSPATLFEEMGFHYVGPIDGHDLEALTQTLRNLRDQKGPQFLHIKTVKGKGFLPAEADQIGYHAITKLEKTTTTVSAPLVKQAAAPKSAAKKKYCNVFGDWLCDMAAADSRLMGITPAMGEGSDLIRFSQTYPERYFDVAIAEQHAVTLAAGMACEGMKPVVAIYSTFLQRGYDQLIHDVAVQELDVTFAIDRAGLVGEDGPTHHGSMDLSFLRCVPGMVILAPSDEAECRAMLSAAYHHPGPAAVRYPRGTGPGAVIPEHLEPLTIGEAQVRRESTSDGVRIALLAFGSVNSAAAEVAEKLNATHINMRSVKPLDRDAVLHAADEHELLVTLEENVIAGGAGSAVNELLNAEGVQVEVLNLGLPDAFVEHGTPAELLRDCGLDAEGIERAIRARLP; this is encoded by the coding sequence ATGCCTATGAAGCTGTTCGACGAGATACCCCGCGAGCGCCCGGCGACGCCGCTACTAGACTCTTTTGATCACCCCGCCGCGCTGCGGGCGATGAACACCAGCCAGTTGGCCCAGTTGGCCGATGAACTGCGCGCCTACTTGCTCTACAGCGTGGGCGTCACTGGCGGCCACTTTGGCGCAGGCTTGGGCGTTGTCGAGCTCAGCGTCGCACTACACCACGCCTTCCACACGCCGAAAGACCGCTTGGTGTGGGACGTGGGCCATCAAGCCTACCCACATAAAATCCTCACCGGCCGTCGCGATGCCATGCTCGGCATTCGCCAGCACGGCGGTTTGGCGGCATTTCCCCGCCGGGCTGAGTCCGAATACGACACCTTTGGCGTGGGCCACTCCAGCACCTCGATTTCTGCCGCCCTGGGCATGGCCCTCGCCGCTCAGGCGCAGAACGACCCGCGCAAGGTCTGCGCCATCATTGGCGACGGCGCGCTCACCGCAGGGATGGCGTTCGAAGCCTTGGCCCACGCCGGCCACGTCAACGCCAACATGCTGGTGATACTGAACGACAACGAAATGTCGATCTCAGAAAACGTCGGCGGAATTGCCACGTACCTCGCCCGGGTGCTCTCCAGCAAGCCCTACCTCAAAATGCGCGAAGAGGGTAAAAAGGTGCTATCCCACCTGCCCGGCGCCCTGGAGCTTGCCAAACGTACCGAAGAGCACATGAAGGGCATGGTCAGCCCCGCCACGCTGTTCGAGGAGATGGGCTTTCACTACGTTGGCCCCATCGACGGCCACGACCTCGAGGCGCTGACCCAAACGCTGCGTAACCTGCGCGACCAGAAAGGCCCGCAGTTCCTGCATATCAAAACGGTCAAAGGGAAAGGCTTCCTACCCGCCGAAGCCGACCAGATTGGCTATCACGCGATTACTAAGCTGGAAAAAACCACCACGACCGTCAGCGCTCCGCTGGTGAAGCAAGCAGCGGCCCCCAAAAGCGCTGCGAAGAAAAAATACTGCAACGTGTTTGGCGACTGGCTATGCGACATGGCCGCCGCCGACTCACGCCTCATGGGCATTACCCCCGCCATGGGGGAAGGCTCGGATCTGATTCGCTTCTCGCAAACCTATCCCGAGCGCTACTTCGACGTCGCCATCGCCGAGCAGCACGCGGTCACCCTGGCCGCCGGTATGGCCTGCGAAGGCATGAAGCCAGTGGTGGCGATCTACTCCACTTTCCTCCAGCGCGGCTACGACCAGTTGATTCATGACGTGGCGGTACAGGAGTTAGATGTCACCTTCGCCATCGACCGGGCAGGCCTAGTGGGCGAAGACGGTCCCACCCACCACGGCAGCATGGATCTTTCGTTCCTGCGCTGTGTGCCGGGCATGGTGATTCTCGCCCCGTCGGATGAAGCCGAATGCCGCGCCATGCTCAGCGCCGCCTACCATCATCCTGGCCCGGCTGCAGTGCGCTACCCGCGTGGCACCGGCCCCGGCGCGGTGATTCCTGAGCACCTAGAGCCGCTGACCATCGGCGAAGCCCAGGTGCGCCGCGAGAGCACCAGCGACGGTGTGCGCATTGCCCTGCTGGCGTTTGGTAGCGTCAATAGCGCCGCCGCCGAAGTGGCGGAAAAGCTCAACGCCACCCACATCAACATGCGTTCGGTGAAACCACTGGACCGCGATGCTGTGCTCCACGCGGCAGACGAGCATGAACTGCTGGTCACCCTGGAAGAGAACGTCATTGCGGGCGGCGCGGGTAGCGCGGTGAACGAGCTGCTCAACGCGGAAGGCGTTCAGGTGGAAGTGCTGAACTTAGGCCTGCCGGACGCCTTTGTGGAACACGGCACCCCCGCCGAGCTATTGCGCGACTGCGGCCTGGACGCTGAAGGGATCGAGCGCGCCATTCGTGCCCGGCTGCCATAA
- the djlA gene encoding co-chaperone DjlA yields the protein MLFLIIVFGLIGLAVGGPIGLLVGGGLGWWLGRRISRRLNAARVQIQEGFLESIFSVMGCLCQADGKVTEGELGVAEKLFDQMRLQGEHRAKARAAFERGRADDFDLEAELAKVNRLTQRQPVLRQVFLQVQLSAIAADGVLHPAEHEMILRVARGVGCSDAEVQQIEAMLHGAAANSQGASEEALKDAYRVLGVSEDASDAEIKKAYRRLMSQNHPDKLAGKGLPESMREVAQARTSEIGNAYERIRAARGQ from the coding sequence ATGTTATTTCTAATTATTGTGTTTGGTTTGATTGGCCTTGCCGTTGGTGGCCCCATTGGCTTACTCGTAGGTGGCGGCCTTGGCTGGTGGCTGGGTCGGCGCATCAGCCGTCGCTTGAACGCTGCCCGCGTTCAAATTCAAGAAGGCTTTTTGGAGTCGATCTTCTCGGTCATGGGCTGCCTCTGCCAGGCCGACGGCAAGGTCACCGAGGGCGAGCTTGGCGTTGCCGAAAAGCTCTTCGATCAAATGCGCCTGCAGGGCGAGCACCGCGCCAAGGCGCGCGCTGCCTTCGAGCGTGGCCGCGCCGATGACTTCGACCTGGAAGCCGAACTGGCCAAGGTCAACCGCCTCACCCAGCGCCAGCCGGTACTGCGCCAAGTCTTTTTACAGGTTCAGTTGAGCGCGATTGCCGCCGATGGCGTGCTGCACCCTGCCGAGCACGAGATGATTCTGCGCGTTGCTCGCGGCGTTGGCTGCAGCGATGCCGAAGTTCAGCAAATCGAAGCAATGCTCCACGGCGCTGCCGCGAACTCCCAAGGGGCCAGCGAAGAGGCGTTGAAAGACGCTTACCGCGTGCTAGGGGTATCGGAAGATGCCAGCGATGCTGAGATCAAAAAAGCCTACCGCCGCCTGATGAGCCAAAACCACCCGGACAAACTGGCCGGTAAAGGGCTACCTGAGAGCATGCGAGAGGTGGCCCAAGCCCGTACCAGCGAAATCGGCAACGCCTACGAGCGTATCAGGGCAGCACGCGGCCAGTAG
- a CDS encoding glutathione S-transferase family protein translates to MITLYSFPNSRSLRAAWTLEELGLEYQCHHVALDKGEGQSTEHLARHPDGKVPVLEDGELMLFESAPICRYLAEQYGDGSLLPQSVAERAQVDQWLSFIVTEIEQPLWLQAKHKFALPQDKRVPSVLPTAAWEFQRALLALERRYRGQETLVGDTFTLADLFLTHTLTWAASMKHRLPEPLVAYRARHANRPALARAAEKEQAAAQAT, encoded by the coding sequence ATGATCACGCTATACAGCTTTCCCAATTCCCGCTCGCTACGCGCTGCTTGGACGCTTGAAGAGCTGGGCCTAGAGTACCAGTGCCACCACGTGGCGCTGGATAAAGGCGAGGGGCAAAGTACCGAGCATCTTGCTCGCCACCCGGATGGCAAAGTGCCGGTGCTGGAAGATGGCGAACTCATGCTGTTCGAGTCTGCGCCTATCTGCCGCTATCTCGCCGAGCAGTATGGCGATGGCAGCCTGCTGCCACAAAGCGTGGCCGAGCGCGCCCAGGTCGACCAGTGGCTCAGCTTCATCGTCACCGAGATCGAGCAGCCGCTGTGGCTACAGGCCAAGCACAAATTCGCCCTGCCTCAAGACAAACGCGTGCCGTCGGTACTCCCCACCGCCGCTTGGGAATTCCAGCGGGCGCTGCTCGCACTGGAGCGCCGCTATCGCGGCCAGGAAACCCTGGTAGGCGACACCTTCACCCTCGCGGATCTGTTCCTCACCCATACGCTAACCTGGGCGGCCAGCATGAAACATCGCCTGCCGGAGCCCCTGGTGGCTTACCGCGCCCGTCACGCGAACCGCCCAGCGCTTGCCCGTGCCGCCGAAAAAGAGCAGGCGGCGGCGCAAGCCACCTGA
- a CDS encoding zinc-dependent alcohol dehydrogenase — MKALCWHGKNDVRYDTVPDPTIEHPRDAIINVSSCAICGSDLHLYDHYMPGMTCGDVLGHEFMGEVMEVGSETHNLKVGDRVVVPFTIFCGECEQCQRGNYSVCERSNRNKSLADKVFGHGGAGLFGYSQLTGGYAGGQAEFVRVPFADTTHIKVPDTLTDEQVLFLGDIFPTGWQAAVQCDIQPTDTVVIWGAGPVGQFCVRSAVLLGAKQVVVIDNVPERLSMAAAGGAITINFAHESVLGRLQELTHGKGPEKCIDAVGLEAHATRSLDSVYDRVKQAMWLETDRAHVLREMIYVCRPAGILSIPGVYGGLVDKIPMGALMNKGLTVRTGQTHVNRWTDDLLRRIDEGQIDPSFVITHSVDLAQGPEMYQTFRDKQDGCVKVILKP; from the coding sequence CTATTTGCGGCTCTGATCTGCACCTTTACGACCACTATATGCCCGGTATGACCTGTGGCGATGTCCTTGGCCATGAGTTTATGGGCGAAGTGATGGAGGTGGGCAGCGAGACGCACAACCTCAAGGTAGGCGACCGGGTAGTGGTGCCCTTCACCATTTTTTGCGGCGAATGCGAGCAGTGTCAGCGTGGCAACTACTCGGTTTGCGAGCGCTCCAACCGTAATAAATCGCTGGCAGATAAAGTCTTTGGCCATGGCGGCGCCGGGCTGTTTGGCTACTCCCAACTGACGGGCGGCTATGCGGGGGGCCAGGCCGAGTTTGTGCGCGTGCCTTTTGCCGACACCACGCATATTAAAGTGCCCGATACGCTCACCGATGAGCAGGTGCTGTTTCTGGGGGATATTTTCCCCACTGGCTGGCAGGCCGCCGTGCAGTGTGACATTCAACCTACCGATACCGTCGTGATCTGGGGCGCAGGTCCGGTTGGCCAGTTCTGCGTGCGTAGCGCGGTGCTGCTGGGCGCCAAACAGGTCGTGGTGATCGATAACGTACCCGAACGGCTCTCGATGGCCGCAGCAGGTGGCGCGATCACCATTAATTTTGCCCACGAAAGCGTGTTGGGCAGGCTGCAGGAGCTAACCCACGGTAAAGGGCCGGAGAAGTGTATCGATGCAGTGGGGCTCGAAGCCCACGCCACGCGCTCGCTGGACTCGGTGTACGACCGGGTAAAACAGGCCATGTGGCTGGAAACCGATCGTGCCCACGTGCTGCGAGAAATGATCTATGTCTGCCGCCCGGCGGGTATTTTGTCGATTCCTGGGGTGTATGGCGGACTGGTCGATAAAATCCCGATGGGAGCGCTGATGAACAAAGGGCTCACCGTGCGCACCGGGCAAACCCACGTCAACCGCTGGACGGATGATCTGCTGCGGCGCATCGACGAAGGCCAGATCGACCCTTCGTTTGTGATTACGCACTCGGTGGATTTAGCCCAGGGGCCCGAGATGTATCAAACCTTTCGGGATAAACAGGATGGCTGCGTCAAAGTCATTCTGAAGCCGTGA